Proteins from one Erysipelothrix larvae genomic window:
- a CDS encoding uberolysin/carnocyclin family circular bacteriocin — MRKSLRVCANFAALCLSSCFWSSKITGMLGVNVYTARKLVDAIAAGAGLWTLLALCLTGASLMAIVMASGKTLIKRFGKTAAISW, encoded by the coding sequence ATGCGTAAATCACTCAGAGTTTGTGCTAATTTTGCTGCACTGTGTTTGTCTTCATGTTTTTGGTCTTCTAAGATTACAGGGATGCTTGGTGTCAATGTATACACCGCACGTAAACTTGTAGATGCAATTGCTGCTGGAGCAGGGTTATGGACTTTACTTGCTTTGTGTTTAACCGGTGCTTCACTCATGGCTATTGTTATGGCATCAGGAAAGACCTTGATTAAACGCTTTGGGAAAACTGCTGCAATCTCATGGTAG
- a CDS encoding ABC transporter ATP-binding protein: MVVPHFELIDATLELNETLILKDVSLTIQNQTLTCISGENGSGKSCLISILLKLHTCTRGTQISTFNKRELCYIPAQPFFFDTERVYTCIRLMKSLYATSMDTLIHVMDSLNLDYHEIRQKRFGDLSSGMKQKLNILPLFLDNLSIFFLDELTQNLDTESIHAIETRINHLISTQKTIVMIDHNNGFMNQLHSKNKEHYRCENKTVIKL; the protein is encoded by the coding sequence ATGGTAGTTCCCCATTTCGAACTTATTGATGCAACGCTGGAGTTGAATGAAACACTTATCTTAAAAGATGTTTCCCTTACGATTCAAAACCAAACGTTAACGTGCATCTCTGGGGAGAACGGATCAGGTAAATCTTGCCTGATCTCGATACTTCTTAAACTCCACACATGCACACGTGGAACACAAATATCTACTTTCAATAAAAGAGAACTCTGTTACATTCCAGCACAACCCTTCTTCTTCGATACTGAACGTGTTTATACGTGTATACGGCTTATGAAGTCCTTGTACGCTACATCAATGGATACGCTCATACATGTGATGGATTCTTTAAATCTTGACTATCATGAGATACGCCAGAAAAGATTTGGGGATTTGTCTTCAGGTATGAAACAGAAACTAAACATCCTTCCATTATTTCTTGATAATCTCAGTATTTTCTTTCTTGATGAACTGACTCAAAATTTGGACACTGAGTCTATTCATGCAATTGAAACACGCATTAATCATTTGATATCTACTCAAAAAACAATTGTTATGATCGATCATAATAACGGATTTATGAATCAATTACACTCTAAAAACAAGGAGCATTATCGATGCGAAAACAAAACAGTTATAAAACTTTGA